The following are from one region of the Cervus canadensis isolate Bull #8, Minnesota chromosome 21, ASM1932006v1, whole genome shotgun sequence genome:
- the ASCL4 gene encoding achaete-scute homolog 4 translates to MMEKRPQAGLLTLPYHLRRVPLGVPRSLPRLPLRDSFRVSVSLDPASWEPALSGGGAPRRHYLPLRLDGAFEPAFLRKRNERERQRVRCVNEGYARLRDHLPRELADKRLSKVETLRAAIGYIKQLQEVLERHARGQEGAAGAGSSRRAECNSDGESKASSVPSPSSEPEDGAS, encoded by the coding sequence ATGATGGAGAAACGTCCACAGGCCGGACTGCTGACCCTGCCGTATCACCTGCGCCGGGTGCCCCTGGGCGTGCCGAGGTCCCTGCCCCGCCTCCCCCTGCGGGACTCCTTCAGAGTCTCCGTGAGTCTGGACCCCGCGAGCTGGGAGCCGGCGCTCAGCGGCGGCGGCGCCCCGAGGCGGCACTACCTGCCCCTCCGGCTGGACGGCGCCTTCGAGCCCGCCTTTCTCCGCAAGCGCAACGAGCGCGAGCGGCAGCGGGTGCGCTGCGTGAACGAGGGGTACGCGCGCCTCCGAGACCACCTGCCCCGCGAGCTGGCGGACAAGCGCCTCAGCAAAGTGGAGACTCTCCGCGCCGCCATCGGCTACATCAAGCAGCTCCAGGAGGTGCTGGAGCGCCACGCGCGGGGACAGGAGGGTGCGGCCGGTGCCGGCTCCTCGCGCAGGGCCGAGTGCAACAGCGACGGCGAGTCCAAGGCCTCATCGGTGCCTTCGCCCAGCAGCGAGCCCGAGGACGGGGCCAGCTAG